A single region of the Acidobacteriota bacterium genome encodes:
- a CDS encoding inorganic diphosphatase, which produces MNKIEIVLVIIEIPKGSRNKYEFDKDKKVFKLDRMLFSSMHYPSDYGFIPETLAEDEDPLDALVLLGEPTFPGCMIEAKPIGLFKMRDEKGLDHKILCVPVNDPQWNYINNLSDVPPHLLIEIEHFFDVYKELEKKKTAVEGWEDVDSAKKIIKEAQERFKK; this is translated from the coding sequence ATGAATAAAATTGAAATTGTATTGGTAATAATTGAGATACCCAAGGGAAGCAGGAACAAATATGAATTTGATAAAGACAAGAAAGTTTTCAAGCTTGATAGAATGCTTTTTTCATCAATGCATTATCCAAGTGATTATGGGTTTATCCCAGAGACTTTAGCAGAAGATGAGGATCCTCTCGATGCATTGGTATTATTGGGTGAACCTACATTTCCAGGTTGCATGATTGAGGCAAAGCCCATCGGTCTTTTCAAGATGAGAGATGAAAAGGGACTTGACCATAAAATTCTCTGTGTTCCAGTGAATGACCCACAATGGAATTATATAAATAATCTTTCTGATGTCCCTCCGCACCTTCTGATTGAAATTGAACATTTCTTTGACGTTTACAAAGAATTAGAAAAGAAGAAAACCGCAGTTGAAGGATGGGAAGATGTGGATTCAGCAAAAAAAATAATTAAAGAAGCTCAGGAAAGATTTAAAAAATAA